In Theobroma cacao cultivar B97-61/B2 chromosome 7, Criollo_cocoa_genome_V2, whole genome shotgun sequence, the genomic window AATATAATAATGACaaataataatcataatttaagACCACTTTCCTTCTACTTGCACTGAATGCGCTTCACTGTTCTTGGCTCTCATTGCTGCACAAGAGAAAAGAACGGAAAGCAGAAAGGAAATGGGTATATGGGACTTCATTTCTTGGTCAACTGACTCAATCAAGGGCCTTTGGCAGAGCTCTTATGATCATAGTCGCGCAGCGGTCACCAAGGTCGACAGTGTAAGAATTGATGCTGTGGAAAAGGTGAGCCAGCACTTGTCTGATCCTGAAACCCGGTCAAAAATATCCAGGGTAGCAACCGATGTTGCCATGAATGCTACCATCGAGGGCCTCAAAGTAATCCCTGGTAAGGAATACTTCTTTGCATGTATATGTTTGTACTATCATTCATTATGGGGTTGTTTAATTCTGATATTTGCAGCTAATGCATTGTTGATCACTCATATTTTGCTAGTTTTTGTATGCTTTGTTAACTCATTAATCTTGATTCTGATGCTGCTGTTTACATACTTTGAAGCTTAGCCATGGTGcatggttttgtttttgcattTTTATCTTCTATCTTAGGGTTTTTAGATTCAAATTGCAATTATTCTCACTTCCTGTTGATTCCCTCCTGCTTACCATACATAATTAGATAATGCACTTCACTTGTTTTTTATGCATCTCTCTAGCAGCTATGGTGAtctgtgaaaattcaaagtgTATAAAGATGATGTACTTTTGCTCCTAGCCTTGCATAATTGGCATTTTGGCATTTTGATACCTTTGCAGGTGCATTTCCaacttataaaattgtctCGGAATCATTACATGATG contains:
- the LOC18593827 gene encoding uncharacterized protein LOC18593827 → MGIWDFISWSTDSIKGLWQSSYDHSRAAVTKVDSVRIDAVEKVSQHLSDPETRSKISRVATDVAMNATIEGLKVIPGAFPTYKIVSESLHDDKKSMNENKSKEQEEGLKALQATVSRLEKEVSDLREQAGIQQHAVETKPQNTNSADPKPKI